A single window of Desulfovibrio inopinatus DSM 10711 DNA harbors:
- a CDS encoding type II toxin-antitoxin system HicB family antitoxin produces MKEYFAVIHKDENSDYGVFFPDVPGCFTTGETLESARTHAAEVLFEHIEALREDGVDIPEPSTLDQVIHAEGVEGAVAFLAVPLLVDPPKVERKNITALSTEWARIDSAAKSTGKSRSAFMVQASLEQARQREA; encoded by the coding sequence ATGAAAGAATATTTTGCCGTCATTCACAAAGACGAAAACTCGGATTATGGCGTGTTTTTCCCGGATGTGCCGGGATGTTTTACGACGGGTGAAACATTGGAGTCGGCGCGGACGCATGCCGCCGAAGTGCTTTTCGAGCATATCGAGGCATTGCGTGAGGATGGCGTGGATATTCCGGAGCCGAGTACATTGGACCAGGTTATTCATGCCGAAGGCGTCGAGGGGGCGGTGGCGTTTTTAGCAGTGCCTTTGCTTGTCGATCCGCCCAAAGTCGAACGGAAAAACATCACCGCGTTGAGCACGGAGTGGGCACGCATCGATAGCGCGGCCAAATCCACCGGGAAAAGTCGTTCGGCGTTTATGGTGCAGGCGAGTTTGGAGCAGGCTCGGCAACGTGAGGCATAA
- a CDS encoding DNA modification methylase, with translation MAKLVLEHWPLDRFRFSGRNPRKYKGVVDKMIASIQEFGFRLPVLAVSDGEVVDGELRIEAARKIEMETVPVVLADGLTDSQVQAFRLLSNRSSTWADWDLELLAAEIKLLEENNFDLELTGFDMAELDALLEVQDEDLPETVPDLPVVPVTKPGNVWALGRHRLVCGDATALDDIEMALGGRLADMVFTDPPYNLDYEGKAGKIENDKMRPAEFKAFLDAAMSSLVGALKPGGVCYVAHADTAGLIFRRAFVDAGFYLASCLIWRKNVHSLGRADYQWKHEPILYGWKPGRHCFYGGRAQSTMVFDSVEDVMVLPDGSIQIEAEDDVFVVSGENLCLYRMPGSIVTVPKPQRNSAHPTMKPVELIERLIRNSSARGDVVLDAFGGSGSTLMACEQTGRVSATVELDPRFCDVIIDRWQAATGETAVLL, from the coding sequence ATGGCAAAATTAGTCTTGGAGCATTGGCCACTTGACCGTTTTCGTTTTAGCGGCCGTAATCCGCGTAAGTACAAAGGTGTTGTAGACAAGATGATCGCTTCCATTCAGGAATTTGGATTTCGTTTGCCGGTTTTGGCCGTTTCTGACGGCGAGGTGGTTGACGGTGAATTGCGGATTGAAGCGGCTCGGAAGATAGAGATGGAGACGGTACCGGTGGTGTTGGCCGATGGCTTAACAGACTCCCAGGTTCAGGCGTTTCGACTCCTGTCCAACCGGTCATCGACGTGGGCTGATTGGGATCTGGAATTGTTAGCGGCTGAGATCAAATTGTTGGAAGAAAATAACTTTGATCTTGAATTGACTGGTTTCGATATGGCTGAACTTGATGCGCTATTGGAAGTTCAAGATGAGGATCTGCCGGAAACGGTACCGGATTTGCCAGTCGTTCCCGTAACGAAGCCGGGTAATGTATGGGCGCTCGGACGACATCGGCTTGTTTGCGGAGATGCGACCGCGCTGGACGATATCGAAATGGCTTTGGGGGGGCGTCTCGCGGATATGGTATTCACGGATCCGCCGTATAATCTCGATTATGAAGGAAAAGCGGGCAAAATCGAGAATGATAAAATGAGACCGGCTGAGTTTAAAGCCTTCCTTGATGCGGCAATGTCATCTCTGGTCGGAGCACTGAAACCAGGTGGAGTTTGTTATGTGGCGCATGCCGATACGGCCGGCTTGATATTTCGTCGCGCTTTTGTTGATGCCGGCTTCTATCTCGCCTCGTGCTTGATCTGGCGTAAAAATGTCCATTCGCTCGGACGTGCAGATTATCAGTGGAAGCATGAGCCGATATTGTATGGGTGGAAGCCGGGGCGGCATTGTTTTTACGGTGGTCGGGCGCAGTCAACAATGGTTTTCGATAGCGTAGAGGATGTGATGGTGTTGCCGGACGGCAGTATCCAGATTGAGGCCGAAGATGATGTGTTTGTTGTCTCCGGTGAAAATCTTTGTCTTTATAGAATGCCAGGATCCATTGTTACAGTGCCAAAGCCTCAAAGAAATTCGGCCCACCCAACCATGAAGCCTGTTGAGCTTATAGAGCGACTCATTCGGAATAGCTCGGCGCGTGGAGATGTGGTTCTTGATGCTTTCGGTGGATCAGGGTCCACGCTTATGGCTTGTGAGCAAACCGGCCGGGTAAGCGCCACGGTAGAATTGGATCCTCGATTTTGTGATGTGATTATTGATCGATGGCAGGCAGCGACCGGAGAGACGGCGGTGTTGCTATGA
- the thiD gene encoding bifunctional hydroxymethylpyrimidine kinase/phosphomethylpyrimidine kinase, whose protein sequence is MHPPCILTIAGSDSCGGAGIQADLKTIMMQGGYGLSVITALTAQNTQGVTAIHAPPADFVAKQLETVLSDIPIQAAKTGMLFSAAIITALSDILVHTNFPLVVDPVCVSQSGHQLMQSDAISALKERLIPRADLLTPNRHEAELLSGIRITDAASRDASIQVLLGLGAKAVLLKGGHFDEETDTATDWLAVGDKPAIPLQMPRIATKNAHGTGCTLSAAIASWLGRGLMMEDAIRRAQAFLNLALSEAFDLGAGSGPPNHLAPYLRLLEKSSFPF, encoded by the coding sequence ATGCACCCACCTTGCATTTTGACAATTGCCGGTTCAGATTCATGCGGTGGAGCCGGCATCCAGGCGGATCTCAAGACCATTATGATGCAGGGCGGATATGGATTATCCGTCATTACGGCGTTGACCGCACAAAACACCCAAGGGGTAACGGCAATTCATGCTCCCCCTGCCGATTTTGTTGCGAAACAGCTGGAAACAGTGCTGTCGGATATTCCAATTCAGGCAGCCAAAACAGGAATGTTGTTTTCCGCGGCAATTATAACCGCTTTGTCCGACATTCTTGTTCACACCAATTTTCCACTTGTTGTGGACCCGGTGTGTGTGAGTCAAAGCGGACATCAACTCATGCAATCCGATGCGATCTCGGCATTGAAAGAACGCCTGATTCCTCGTGCCGACCTGCTTACCCCAAACCGACACGAAGCCGAACTCCTCAGCGGCATTCGCATTACGGATGCAGCATCGCGCGATGCATCGATTCAAGTACTTTTGGGACTCGGCGCAAAAGCCGTGCTGCTCAAGGGCGGACATTTCGACGAAGAAACAGATACGGCCACGGACTGGTTGGCTGTTGGCGACAAACCGGCAATCCCTCTTCAGATGCCTCGCATTGCGACGAAAAATGCCCATGGAACGGGCTGCACCTTGTCGGCAGCCATCGCCTCATGGTTGGGACGCGGTTTGATGATGGAAGATGCCATTCGACGGGCGCAGGCGTTTCTCAACCTTGCCTTGTCCGAAGCATTCGATTTGGGAGCAGGCAGTGGTCCGCCGAATCACCTGGCTCCCTATCTACGCCTGCTGGAAAAATCATCTTTTCCCTTTTAA
- a CDS encoding DNA primase family protein encodes MAEVHDLSSMRSQVEARRNEEMELFGGGPPSGGGEGVSSAFVQECAGLEDLGDGLLYCALNTGRYVFNKSGDNWMRWVGHHWELDLLDMAIADVELVADRYLMEADALGEKITKATKKGNKDLEKHLRKSQDKILAKARRLRQDQGRNACIKFSKTNNTNALAIKGDEIDTQPLLLACANGVVDLEKGTRRDGLPEDYLLRASPVDFVSLDEPCPEWEKTLLEIYDGDEDLIAFLQRLFGYSIMGVSIEHVLPVFYGAGRNGKSLLFDVIKYVLGPLAGPVQPELLLDQGRARSSSGPSADIMTLRGLRLAIASETDENRRFSTATVKRFTGGDPIVARAGYDRYETTWDPTHTLFLLTNNKPHASAEDYAFWQRVYLINHPLSFVPSPSLPNERPVDRQRGMKLKAEASGILAWLVRGCLEYQRMGLQPPDVVREAVDEYRSDEDIIADFLDENCRFHKHFEESASALYERFCEWFLAANLGRKPWSQKIFGGKLTKKGFESRKSGTKYWLGLKLKEKEREQGDFFHS; translated from the coding sequence ATGGCTGAGGTGCATGATTTGTCGTCGATGCGATCGCAGGTTGAGGCGCGGCGGAATGAGGAAATGGAGTTGTTTGGTGGTGGTCCGCCGAGTGGGGGCGGTGAGGGCGTGAGTTCGGCGTTTGTGCAGGAGTGTGCCGGGCTGGAGGATTTGGGTGATGGGTTGCTGTATTGTGCGCTCAATACCGGGCGGTATGTGTTCAATAAATCCGGTGATAACTGGATGCGTTGGGTGGGGCATCATTGGGAGCTTGATTTGCTCGATATGGCGATTGCCGATGTGGAGTTGGTGGCGGATCGGTATCTTATGGAGGCCGATGCTCTTGGTGAGAAAATCACCAAGGCCACCAAAAAGGGGAACAAGGATCTCGAAAAGCATTTGCGGAAGTCACAAGATAAAATTTTGGCAAAAGCGCGGCGGTTGCGCCAGGACCAGGGGCGCAATGCCTGTATCAAATTTTCCAAAACCAACAATACGAACGCGTTAGCGATCAAGGGCGATGAAATCGACACGCAACCCTTGTTGCTGGCCTGCGCCAATGGGGTCGTGGATCTCGAAAAGGGAACGCGGCGCGATGGGTTGCCGGAGGATTATTTGTTGCGGGCTTCTCCGGTTGATTTTGTGTCGCTCGATGAACCGTGTCCGGAGTGGGAAAAAACGCTTTTGGAAATTTATGATGGCGATGAAGATCTCATTGCCTTTTTGCAACGGTTGTTTGGTTACTCCATCATGGGCGTGAGTATTGAGCACGTATTGCCGGTGTTTTACGGGGCCGGTCGGAACGGGAAATCGCTCCTTTTCGATGTGATCAAGTACGTGCTCGGGCCATTGGCCGGACCGGTGCAACCGGAATTATTGCTTGATCAGGGACGGGCGCGGAGCAGCTCGGGACCGTCGGCCGATATTATGACACTTCGAGGCTTGCGCTTGGCGATTGCCTCGGAGACGGATGAAAATCGGCGCTTTTCTACGGCCACGGTAAAACGATTTACCGGCGGTGATCCCATCGTGGCGCGGGCCGGGTATGATCGGTACGAAACCACGTGGGATCCCACGCACACGTTGTTTTTGCTCACGAACAACAAACCCCATGCCTCTGCGGAAGACTATGCGTTTTGGCAACGTGTCTATTTGATCAATCACCCTCTTTCTTTTGTTCCGTCTCCATCACTTCCCAATGAACGACCAGTTGATCGGCAACGCGGCATGAAACTGAAAGCCGAAGCCTCCGGCATCCTGGCTTGGTTGGTGCGGGGATGTCTGGAATATCAGCGCATGGGGCTGCAACCGCCGGACGTAGTACGTGAGGCTGTGGATGAATACCGTTCCGACGAGGACATTATTGCCGATTTTTTGGACGAGAATTGCCGTTTTCATAAGCATTTCGAGGAATCGGCGTCGGCGTTGTACGAGCGATTTTGTGAATGGTTTTTGGCGGCGAATCTCGGGCGCAAACCATGGAGTCAAAAAATCTTCGGGGGGAAACTCACCAAAAAAGGGTTCGAGTCACGCAAAAGTGGCACGAAATACTGGCTTGGCCTCAAATTGAAGGAAAAAGAGCGGGAACAAGGAGACTTTTTTCATTCCTAG
- a CDS encoding S49 family peptidase: protein MTLHNILGRPWAMEEAAFHAFVRHVQGAGMLTIKPRETVIERVGGAAVIGIAGPLDKTASACAQGYDDIGRAVAMAADDPDVTHIVLRINSPGGSCLGLSEVSSRIAAAREKKPVFAFAEGLMCSAAYWIGSAAQDVGCMADSMVGSIGTVLIHAEYAGMLEEAGITPTVFSAGKHKADGNPYEHLSDASRKTLQTFVDGANAMFVAAVARNRNFTPGHVETVTDGRIHYGADAVALGLADVVVEHCEDYLNRLEAMMSVSLMQSGGPVAGVPSTPTPAAGAQHPQHQQTPAGAGGVLETPPAAGPFVSAAVREGFFNNLSAVADLTFGQGAGACLSARLALGGDAAQLQAAGMGLWSGVQAVTPAEPAQAAQSQGVPTASADEIFRANMLAALEKAGAKPSAPVSGTDADAEDASARATVQSMIAGFGRRIPEGK from the coding sequence ATGACACTCCACAATATTTTGGGTCGACCGTGGGCGATGGAGGAAGCGGCATTTCATGCGTTTGTTCGCCATGTCCAGGGCGCGGGGATGTTGACCATCAAACCGCGTGAAACCGTTATCGAACGTGTGGGGGGCGCGGCCGTGATCGGGATTGCCGGACCGCTCGACAAGACCGCTTCGGCCTGTGCTCAAGGATACGACGATATTGGCCGGGCGGTAGCGATGGCGGCCGATGATCCGGACGTGACGCATATTGTGTTGCGTATCAACTCGCCGGGCGGCTCGTGTTTGGGGTTGTCGGAAGTGTCGTCGCGGATAGCGGCGGCACGGGAAAAGAAACCCGTGTTTGCGTTCGCGGAAGGCTTGATGTGCTCGGCGGCATATTGGATCGGCAGCGCGGCGCAGGATGTCGGTTGCATGGCCGATTCCATGGTCGGTTCGATCGGCACGGTGCTGATTCATGCCGAATACGCCGGGATGCTGGAGGAGGCCGGAATAACGCCCACGGTTTTTTCTGCGGGGAAACATAAGGCCGACGGGAATCCGTATGAACACTTGTCGGATGCGAGCCGGAAAACCCTGCAGACGTTTGTCGATGGAGCTAACGCCATGTTTGTGGCGGCCGTGGCTCGAAATCGGAATTTTACCCCCGGCCATGTGGAAACGGTGACAGATGGCCGAATCCATTACGGGGCTGATGCCGTGGCATTGGGGCTGGCCGATGTCGTGGTGGAACATTGTGAAGACTATCTCAATCGATTGGAGGCAATGATGTCTGTTTCTTTGATGCAGTCCGGGGGGCCGGTTGCAGGGGTACCGAGTACGCCGACACCGGCAGCGGGAGCGCAACACCCCCAACACCAGCAAACCCCGGCGGGAGCGGGGGGAGTGCTTGAAACACCACCAGCGGCCGGGCCGTTTGTGTCGGCTGCGGTGCGTGAAGGATTTTTCAACAATTTATCGGCAGTGGCGGATCTGACGTTTGGCCAGGGCGCTGGGGCCTGTTTGTCGGCTCGTTTGGCCCTGGGCGGTGATGCCGCGCAATTGCAGGCCGCCGGAATGGGTTTATGGAGCGGAGTGCAGGCAGTGACACCAGCGGAACCGGCGCAGGCTGCACAATCTCAAGGCGTTCCAACGGCCTCGGCGGATGAAATTTTTCGAGCCAATATGTTGGCCGCACTTGAAAAGGCCGGTGCGAAACCGTCGGCGCCGGTATCCGGTACCGATGCTGACGCCGAAGATGCGTCTGCGCGGGCTACGGTACAATCCATGATTGCCGGTTTTGGCCGGCGAATTCCGGAGGGGAAATAA
- a CDS encoding type II toxin-antitoxin system HicA family toxin, with translation MTSKEVIQKLVEAGWVERKKMGTRKSKNPHRQFKHPDNPSLVSVPVHGKKDIASGTLRQIEQKSGVKLT, from the coding sequence ATGACGAGCAAGGAGGTCATACAAAAACTGGTAGAGGCCGGCTGGGTGGAGCGAAAAAAAATGGGAACTCGCAAGAGCAAAAACCCGCATCGCCAATTTAAACACCCAGACAACCCCTCCCTGGTATCTGTCCCGGTCCACGGAAAAAAGGACATTGCTTCAGGGACATTGAGGCAAATCGAACAGAAATCAGGCGTAAAACTCACTTAA
- a CDS encoding phage portal protein — protein MRRRSAVSARRATGAFRPSLPHSLAGVSRVAGGHTGTMGNWHPRMVSRYEEPRERRAVQDRAQDLCRNDGHAAGLIGGIQHNVVGTGIMPQSRIDFEALGISENEAQRVSLQAERAFKLWCLQADAGERMPFQLLQSFAERAMLQFGEHLFLCPAKKTGSRDFSFCLQAIDPRRMMTPAERVMDVGVSDGVRLGPYGEELGCYIAQPDPITGAIPWSSLANQSFYYPKWRAHRPVYLHGFIVDDPEQVRGVSILAPAMKFFRDLSDYLDFELVGQIISASYPVAIRSNDPRQLQGNPRMRDTDKRFYDEIEPGQVLYLNTGEEIVVLDSKRPGNSFDPFVERILRASGAAANMPYEVVARDFSKTNYSSARAALLEAWRVFQVRQQWLIATLCRPCWEAVFEEAYLRGFITLPAGAPDFYACRRLWTAQSWLPPRRGHVDPVKEINAEVTALLNGISTYGEIIESRGQDVEDVFRRQARERAMREALDLPLPEGNMSGGDGSEEENEKEKEGPPAALHSLFQMFQEK, from the coding sequence GTGCGTCGTCGCTCGGCTGTTTCCGCCAGACGGGCGACAGGCGCGTTTCGCCCTTCCTTACCTCATTCCCTGGCCGGTGTGTCTCGCGTTGCGGGCGGGCACACCGGCACCATGGGGAATTGGCATCCCCGGATGGTGTCGCGTTACGAAGAACCGCGCGAACGTCGGGCGGTCCAGGATCGGGCGCAGGATCTGTGCCGGAACGATGGCCATGCCGCCGGGTTGATTGGCGGCATCCAGCATAATGTGGTCGGAACGGGCATTATGCCGCAGTCTCGAATCGATTTTGAGGCGCTCGGTATTTCCGAAAATGAAGCCCAACGCGTGAGCCTCCAAGCGGAACGTGCCTTTAAACTGTGGTGCCTCCAAGCCGATGCCGGCGAGCGCATGCCGTTCCAGTTGCTTCAATCGTTCGCGGAACGGGCCATGCTCCAATTTGGTGAGCATCTCTTTCTGTGCCCGGCCAAGAAGACGGGTTCCCGTGATTTTTCGTTTTGTCTTCAAGCCATAGACCCGCGCCGCATGATGACCCCGGCGGAACGGGTTATGGACGTGGGCGTATCCGATGGGGTGCGTCTCGGCCCGTACGGTGAAGAGTTGGGTTGTTATATTGCCCAACCGGACCCGATCACGGGCGCAATTCCCTGGTCTTCCCTGGCGAATCAATCCTTTTATTATCCCAAATGGCGGGCGCATCGGCCGGTCTATCTCCACGGATTCATCGTCGATGATCCGGAGCAGGTGCGCGGGGTGTCGATCCTGGCGCCGGCCATGAAATTTTTCCGGGATTTGTCAGACTATCTCGATTTCGAGTTGGTGGGGCAAATCATTTCGGCATCCTATCCCGTGGCGATTCGGTCCAATGACCCGCGCCAGCTTCAGGGAAATCCTCGGATGCGGGATACGGACAAGCGGTTTTACGACGAAATCGAGCCGGGGCAAGTGCTCTATCTCAACACCGGCGAAGAAATCGTGGTGCTTGATTCCAAGCGGCCCGGCAATTCCTTTGATCCGTTTGTGGAACGCATTCTCCGGGCATCCGGTGCGGCAGCCAATATGCCCTACGAAGTCGTCGCCCGCGATTTTTCCAAAACAAACTATTCTTCGGCCCGCGCCGCGCTCCTCGAAGCCTGGAGAGTGTTCCAGGTGCGGCAACAATGGCTCATCGCCACGTTGTGCCGTCCCTGTTGGGAAGCCGTTTTCGAGGAAGCCTATCTCCGTGGGTTCATCACCTTACCGGCCGGTGCGCCGGATTTTTACGCCTGTCGTCGTCTTTGGACGGCGCAATCCTGGTTGCCGCCGCGACGCGGGCATGTCGACCCGGTCAAAGAAATCAATGCCGAAGTCACGGCCTTGCTCAACGGGATCTCGACCTATGGCGAAATCATCGAGTCTCGCGGTCAGGACGTCGAAGACGTTTTTCGCCGCCAAGCTCGCGAACGGGCCATGCGTGAAGCACTCGATTTGCCCTTGCCGGAAGGGAATATGAGCGGTGGAGATGGCAGCGAAGAAGAGAATGAAAAAGAGAAAGAGGGGCCTCCGGCGGCTCTGCACTCACTTTTTCAAATGTTTCAAGAAAAGTGA
- a CDS encoding helix-turn-helix domain-containing protein, whose protein sequence is MSGRDVLTVKEVAARLECGVATVYREVERGNFQGYRVGKSIRIYVDSVDQYLSQRHFEPNHEA, encoded by the coding sequence ATGTCCGGGCGGGATGTACTGACGGTGAAAGAAGTGGCGGCACGGTTGGAGTGTGGCGTGGCAACGGTGTATCGCGAGGTCGAGCGCGGCAATTTCCAAGGGTATCGGGTGGGCAAGTCGATTCGGATTTATGTCGATTCTGTGGATCAATACCTCTCTCAACGCCATTTTGAACCGAATCATGAAGCCTGA
- a CDS encoding terminase gpA endonuclease subunit gives MSQLALVDMPAQCAPIVTVTAPSWLPAGLRARVAGGPMRWHGAWSPAERRILRKRKRIPTSEWAERYRVVVESVRPGPWSNAVAPYQKGIMDASTWPGVETTIVCKCVQSGITDSTHNCIGSLIDQAPGPVMYVFPDRDMCGENFKDRILPMIQASPRLSTFLVGSSDDVSSKRIKLRHTAIYGAWSGSASRLGNKPIRYLVLDEIDKYQQNKNEASSLVLAEKRTTTYKHERKIWKISTPTVESGPIWVALTTEAQRVFDYYVRCPDCGRSVLMDFDRVRWPGGGEADPERVYSERLAEYHCQECGSVWDDFQRDKAVRLGEWRDRASGMELFSCLKTAKPVKIGFHLPAWVSPFVSLSDCARAFLKGLKSLDALKEYCTQYAAKPWKVVHKERAEDDILRFRSDVPENVVPSGAVALTAGIDTQDHGFYYLIMAWCGVGEVLEPRVIRYGFVEAYKALETSVLDGAYRNTESEDFYVNQACWDAMGHRTKEVYDWCIARGGGVVPIKGEQRLARPWQVSRIEHYPDGRPIPGGLGLYRLHTTFFKDALARKLEMNPGDPGCIRLHAGTETGFARQWCVEFRNDNGVWECPEGKANHYWDCAVYAMAAGDIIDVERMYSPEDRKPIEIPRVKNADHHQNVGRKRPSWFGKR, from the coding sequence TTGTCCCAACTCGCACTCGTCGACATGCCTGCACAATGCGCACCGATTGTTACCGTGACGGCTCCCTCGTGGTTGCCGGCGGGATTGCGGGCGCGGGTGGCTGGTGGGCCGATGCGGTGGCATGGGGCGTGGTCTCCGGCGGAACGGCGGATTTTGCGCAAGCGGAAGCGGATTCCGACGTCTGAATGGGCGGAACGGTATCGGGTGGTTGTGGAATCGGTCCGGCCGGGACCGTGGTCGAACGCGGTGGCGCCGTATCAAAAAGGGATTATGGATGCTTCCACCTGGCCGGGGGTGGAAACGACGATTGTCTGTAAATGTGTGCAATCGGGCATTACGGACAGTACGCATAATTGCATCGGCTCGCTCATTGATCAGGCACCGGGACCGGTCATGTACGTGTTTCCGGATCGGGACATGTGCGGAGAGAATTTCAAGGACCGCATTTTACCCATGATCCAGGCGTCACCGCGCTTGTCCACGTTTTTAGTGGGATCGAGCGACGATGTGTCGAGCAAACGCATTAAATTGCGGCATACGGCCATTTATGGGGCGTGGTCGGGTTCGGCTTCACGATTGGGGAATAAACCTATTCGCTATTTGGTGCTCGATGAGATCGACAAGTACCAGCAGAATAAAAATGAAGCCTCCAGCCTCGTGCTCGCGGAAAAACGGACCACAACGTATAAACATGAACGCAAAATCTGGAAAATATCCACGCCGACGGTGGAATCCGGGCCGATTTGGGTGGCGCTGACCACGGAAGCGCAACGCGTTTTCGACTATTATGTCCGGTGTCCGGATTGCGGCCGGTCTGTGTTGATGGATTTCGACCGGGTGCGCTGGCCCGGCGGCGGTGAGGCGGATCCGGAGCGCGTCTATAGTGAACGCTTGGCGGAATACCATTGCCAGGAATGCGGCTCGGTCTGGGACGATTTCCAGCGTGATAAGGCGGTTCGCCTCGGAGAATGGCGGGACCGGGCATCGGGGATGGAACTGTTTTCCTGCTTGAAAACAGCAAAACCGGTGAAAATCGGCTTCCATTTGCCCGCCTGGGTGAGTCCGTTTGTGTCGTTGTCCGATTGTGCGCGGGCGTTTTTGAAGGGGCTGAAATCGCTCGATGCGCTCAAGGAATATTGCACGCAGTACGCGGCGAAACCGTGGAAAGTCGTTCATAAAGAGCGGGCTGAAGACGATATTTTACGGTTTCGATCGGATGTTCCGGAAAATGTTGTTCCATCGGGCGCGGTGGCGCTGACGGCCGGAATCGATACGCAGGATCATGGGTTTTACTATCTCATTATGGCGTGGTGCGGCGTCGGCGAGGTGCTGGAACCACGGGTTATTCGCTATGGATTTGTCGAAGCCTACAAAGCCCTGGAAACCTCCGTACTCGATGGGGCCTACCGGAACACGGAGAGTGAAGATTTTTACGTAAACCAAGCCTGTTGGGATGCCATGGGGCACCGTACCAAAGAGGTGTATGATTGGTGTATTGCGCGGGGAGGGGGCGTGGTGCCGATCAAGGGCGAGCAACGTCTTGCCCGGCCCTGGCAGGTGTCGCGCATCGAACATTATCCGGATGGCCGGCCGATTCCGGGTGGGTTGGGGTTGTATCGGCTCCATACGACGTTTTTTAAGGATGCATTGGCCAGAAAATTGGAGATGAACCCCGGTGATCCGGGCTGTATTCGGCTTCATGCCGGGACGGAAACGGGTTTTGCCCGTCAATGGTGTGTAGAGTTCCGTAACGACAATGGCGTGTGGGAATGTCCGGAGGGCAAGGCAAACCACTATTGGGATTGTGCGGTCTACGCGATGGCGGCAGGTGATATTATTGATGTCGAGCGAATGTATTCTCCGGAAGACAGAAAACCCATTGAAATACCCAGAGTGAAAAACGCGGATCACCACCAGAATGTAGGCCGGAAGCGGCCGTCCTGGTTTGGCAAACGATAA